A segment of the Flavobacterium azooxidireducens genome:
GTTATACCTGCTGGAGAACTTAATTGTGTCATGATTGCTTTTGCGTCAACAAATGCAACATCATAGGTGTTTTTAGCATTTTCGATTGTTGTATTATAACCTTCGGTTGCAGCAACAATTTCTGCTACTTCGGTTGGAATTAATACATATCTATCTGGCAAAGGAAATGTAATTCCTAATTGACCTAACGTTGGAGATGGTGATGACACACCATCTTGAGGAACGTTAGGGCTTTGACCAATTCTAGAACTTGCACTTAAACAAATTAAATCTGTTGGTAACGTTTGTCTAGCTTGACCAAAAACTTGACCAAAAGCAGTTGCAGTTGGAACATCAAGACCACCTCCTATAAGAACTGCTGTTAACTGAGCAGATAAATCAGCTAAAGTTTCATCTCTCATTAACATCGGGTTATTATCAGTGGTTGAAAGAAGGTTAATTCTATCACCTTGCCCTAAAAAAGCAAGAGCATTTTTCAATGGACCATATAATTGTGCATTTAAAAGAGGAACTATACTATTCCCACCAACAGTTAAATTAGCTTGAGTTAACTGATTGTATTTTATTACATAAAAATGAGGTAAAGTAGTCACAGGTGGTAAATTTGCAATAACACCTTTTCTTCCACCAGCGGTTAATTCTGCCATCAATTGATTATATGTTGCATCGAATACAGCTTGTGGTGTTAATGGATTAAGACTTGCATCACCTCCTGCAGTTGCATATCCTAATTCATCATTACCACCAATCCAAAGTGAAAAAAAGCTTGGGTTTTGTGCCAATGCATCTTGTAAAACAGTTGTAGATGGACTGGACGCCATTCTAGCGAAATAAGGGTTTCCTGCTGAACTTCCATAACCGGGAAAAGTTAAATGAAAACTTTTTGCACCTGGAATTCCAAAATTATTGTAAGATCCCGGAATTGTTGCAGAAATTTCTGTGCCAGCAACACCTGAAACTGATGTTGGCGTTGGACCATTTGGATTTGCTGTATCAAGATATAGTCTTACTCCATATCCGGGCACCTGCACTCCTCCATTGGAGAAACCACCAACATTACCAACCATAAAAGGAATTTTAAATTCACTTCCGCCAACTAATGAAAACTGGCTTGCTAATATATTTGGATAGGAAAATTTTTGTCCTTCTTCAAACAACGCATTGTCTGAAAAACCAGCCGCAAAAGAGTCACCTATAGCAACATAATTAGAAAAATCTGCACTCCCTGACGTTAAAGGTTGTCCATCAGCAGTATCATTAACAACAACTGCATCATCATCACTACAAGCCATCATGGTTAATGCAACCAATAAAAGCCATTTATTATTTTTTATCATTTTCATAAATTTTAAATTCGTTGATTATTGATTAATGGTTAATCCAACAAAGAATTGTTGTCCGATTGCTCCTGCTCCTAACACTTGAATATACTCTTGTCCGCCAAGGTTAGTAGCTCCTACTTTTACAATTGTTTTTAATTTTGGAATAGCATAGTTAATTTGAGCATCGATAACAGTTGCTTCTTCAATCATACCGTCTACAAAAGTAGATTGCCATAAATATTCTGAGTTCCATCTTGCACTAACATTAAATCCAAAGTTTTTGAATAATTTGTCATTACTGATTGATCCTTTTACTCTGTGTTTTGGTGTATTGAAACCAGCTTCAAAACTTGGGTCTAGTGCTTGGTCAAAGCTAAATTCAGCATAATTATAATTTGCTCCTAATTCAAAATCTTTGTAAACTTTAGTTGAAAGCCCTAAACCAAATCCTAAAGATTTAATTTCAATATCTGTATTTGTATATAACTGATACGCTCTGATATTTCCGGTTTGAATAGCATGAAGTGTTTGGAAACCTGCATCAGTTGGACCTGCTCCTGGATTTGGAGAGTCTTGTGCTGTTCCGTATAAAGGAGCAACTACGTTAAGATTTCCAATAAAATCATTGTAAATATTATAGTAACCATTAATATCGTAAGCGAAATTTTCGAATTGACCTCTGTATCCTAATTCAAATGCTTTTACCGTTTCAGGCTTAACTAAATCTACATTGGTTCTTCTTAATAAAGCTGAAGCGGCTACTGGATCTGATCCAGCCAATGCTGCAAAAGCTTGTACAGATGTTGCAGTATAAGAATTATAATAAGCATTTTGTCCTGTTAGTACCACTGAATTTCCTCCTGCAAAAAATTGTCCCTCTGCAGTAGATACCGGCAATGTTTCACTATAACGATCTAAGTTATCTGGTGCAGAACCAATCAAAACAGCGTTACCTACATTGAATCCAATGTATTGATCTTGCGTAGTTGGATTACGGAAACCGGTTTGGAATGAAGCTCTAAAATTGTGGTTTTTTCTTTCGTCAGGAGAGAATACTAAGGAAACTCTTGGAGAATAATTTCCATCAAAATTTTGACTCTTATCATAACGAACAGAACCTGTAAACTTGAATTTATCTTCTAAAAATTTCTTTTGAATTTGCGTATAAACGCCATATTCTTCATAGTCAATCCCTCCAAATTCAGGTGTGTCTGTATAAATTCTTCCAAATGAGTTTAAATCATAGATTCTATAAGAACCTCCAACTTGAATTTCTGCAAATTTTAGAATATCTCTAAAGTTATAATTGGCATCTGCATGATAAATTTTAGAATTATCTACTAATTTAGATCCTGTTAAAACATCCGGATCGGCAATTACCTCATTAAATGCATTTAT
Coding sequences within it:
- a CDS encoding SGNH/GDSL hydrolase family protein — encoded protein: MIKNNKWLLLVALTMMACSDDDAVVVNDTADGQPLTSGSADFSNYVAIGDSFAAGFSDNALFEEGQKFSYPNILASQFSLVGGSEFKIPFMVGNVGGFSNGGVQVPGYGVRLYLDTANPNGPTPTSVSGVAGTEISATIPGSYNNFGIPGAKSFHLTFPGYGSSAGNPYFARMASSPSTTVLQDALAQNPSFFSLWIGGNDELGYATAGGDASLNPLTPQAVFDATYNQLMAELTAGGRKGVIANLPPVTTLPHFYVIKYNQLTQANLTVGGNSIVPLLNAQLYGPLKNALAFLGQGDRINLLSTTDNNPMLMRDETLADLSAQLTAVLIGGGLDVPTATAFGQVFGQARQTLPTDLICLSASSRIGQSPNVPQDGVSSPSPTLGQLGITFPLPDRYVLIPTEVAEIVAATEGYNTTIENAKNTYDVAFVDAKAIMTQLSSPAGITANNFTLTSNFVTGGAFSLDGIHPSPRGYALIANKFLEAINAKYGSNFKGVNLGNYRILYPQNPDNF